In Vibrio echinoideorum, the following proteins share a genomic window:
- a CDS encoding putative quinol monooxygenase, with protein MSKVILQGHILVPDKDLEAVTQALVVHKELTLEEPGCIVFRVSQSTLQPHRFEVYEEFVSREAFEAHQQRVKASEWGDISKNVTRHYQITDVTTS; from the coding sequence ATGAGTAAAGTAATTCTGCAAGGGCATATTCTAGTGCCAGACAAAGACCTCGAAGCCGTCACACAAGCCTTGGTTGTACACAAAGAACTGACACTGGAAGAACCTGGTTGTATCGTGTTTCGAGTCAGTCAAAGCACACTTCAACCTCATCGTTTTGAAGTGTATGAAGAATTCGTCAGTAGAGAGGCATTCGAAGCCCATCAACAGCGCGTAAAAGCTTCTGAGTGGGGTGACATCTCAAAGAACGTGACTCGTCATTATCAAATAACCGACGTTACCACCTCATAA
- a CDS encoding ABC transporter ATP-binding protein codes for MSTLLSVKNVTKTYSNQVGVENINFELKPGQVLGLLGHNGAGKSTLIKSLLGGHNYQGEIEVNGYHPIHQHAELMQHLSYISDVNVLPEWMTVKQLLRYTQGVHPSFNKQKAELTLSSTNIKLSSKIKQLSKGMKVQLHLAIIIATDTQVLILDEPTLGLDLLYRDTFYRHLLEWFHDGERAMIIASHEVSEIEHLLTDVLILKQGHCVLQKSMEDIEHDYFIIEVANNHSSEIQKLNPLTSQSGLGTTKWLLEGQYKAQVESLGNIYNVGLADLFLATQTEKA; via the coding sequence ATGAGTACTTTACTTTCAGTGAAAAACGTAACCAAAACCTATTCGAACCAAGTGGGTGTCGAGAACATCAACTTCGAGTTAAAGCCAGGGCAAGTACTTGGGCTTCTGGGCCACAATGGCGCGGGTAAATCTACACTGATCAAATCACTGCTTGGTGGCCACAACTATCAAGGTGAGATTGAAGTAAACGGCTACCACCCTATCCACCAGCACGCAGAGCTCATGCAGCATTTATCGTATATTTCAGATGTTAACGTGTTACCAGAGTGGATGACCGTTAAACAGCTGCTTAGATACACACAAGGTGTGCACCCTAGCTTCAACAAACAAAAAGCAGAGCTGACGTTAAGCAGCACCAACATTAAGCTCTCTTCTAAGATCAAACAGCTTTCTAAAGGGATGAAAGTTCAACTTCATCTCGCGATCATCATCGCGACTGACACTCAAGTGTTGATATTAGATGAGCCAACGCTGGGCTTAGATTTGCTGTACCGCGATACTTTTTATCGCCACCTATTAGAATGGTTCCACGATGGCGAACGCGCCATGATCATTGCGAGCCATGAGGTTTCAGAAATTGAACACCTATTAACGGATGTACTGATTTTGAAGCAAGGTCATTGTGTACTACAAAAGAGCATGGAAGACATCGAGCACGACTATTTCATTATCGAAGTCGCAAACAACCATTCAAGCGAGATTCAAAAACTCAACCCACTGACCTCACAATCAGGGCTAGGGACGACTAAGTGGCTATTAGAAGGTCAATACAAAGCGCAGGTTGAATCACTGGGTAACATCTATAACGTTGGTCTCGCAGATCTATTCCTTGCAACACAGACGGAGAAGGCATAA
- a CDS encoding GntR family transcriptional regulator — MTEWKDDQPIFRQLATKISDQILQGVWLEQQALPSVRAVAADLKINHLTVMKSYQLLVDEDLVEKKRGQGMYVAEGALQKLKESAHQSFINTQIPAIAETLRIIDMSVEELVKQLAQHIKDKS, encoded by the coding sequence ATGACCGAATGGAAAGACGATCAACCGATCTTTAGGCAGCTTGCTACAAAGATCAGCGACCAAATTCTTCAAGGTGTTTGGTTAGAGCAACAAGCGTTACCTTCAGTGCGTGCTGTTGCCGCTGATCTCAAGATCAACCACCTTACTGTCATGAAAAGCTATCAGTTACTGGTGGATGAAGACTTGGTAGAGAAAAAGCGTGGCCAAGGCATGTATGTGGCTGAAGGGGCACTTCAAAAATTGAAAGAGTCTGCGCACCAATCATTCATCAACACCCAGATCCCAGCCATCGCTGAGACGCTACGCATCATTGATATGAGTGTCGAAGAACTCGTGAAACAGCTAGCACAACATATAAAGGACAAGTCATGA
- a CDS encoding EAL domain-containing protein, producing the protein MHYSFNINNNNESLQLIYNEEKIYIKIDSNKISEESLNSKESFVFKYLIENSSISNPQSARDVEESFKAHFDEEFSLYALKNIIASIRKKYRSLCEKAKFNNNNELISNLYKVGYFIDLDKSSTNRIAPKYNINQFKPNHIEMLKLMLNTYHRDFIRALILVFTVSSFILFVVYLFQILYTTKIADEYSENTKQIAEEVMSYGCESEGAVHAMRHSLNLDSLVMTTPRGSCYISTTRSKMVDLDKIDEFYDSLDFAYSRFSSPEEDIDLIARISKRAIEARYRNSLLPLLVDSVAIQKNGFHILYLGENSQSIYQTTLPTGATITFYSDDIVVLWVALSLLLATLLYHSYIVGFVVYMLRWRHISFEEEPIINTEDNSVLYYELLTRVRNVGVLSFIDTMRRTNLLTFHTILIIETVRNAKSHNSHEIYGVNVCPSSLVGTNFEKVKEHLMAMEANEFVVEITEYSNIGYGCEVIDNIKEIKKLGITIALDDFGTGNNNIEIISAIDPTYLKLDRCFVKDIESGEHHQGVLLNISEIGRLSNITMIYEGVETRKQQYILCQLGYNLHQGYLYSRPQSTTN; encoded by the coding sequence ATGCACTATTCTTTCAATATAAACAACAATAATGAGAGCTTGCAACTGATTTATAATGAAGAAAAGATTTATATCAAGATCGACAGTAATAAGATATCAGAGGAAAGCCTCAATAGTAAAGAGAGCTTTGTTTTTAAATACTTAATTGAAAACTCATCAATATCAAACCCGCAATCTGCTAGAGATGTAGAGGAATCTTTTAAAGCACATTTTGATGAAGAGTTCAGTTTATACGCATTGAAAAATATTATTGCCTCTATACGGAAGAAATATCGAAGTCTATGTGAGAAAGCAAAATTTAATAACAATAATGAACTTATATCTAACCTTTATAAGGTTGGCTACTTCATTGACCTCGATAAAAGCTCAACAAACCGCATCGCCCCCAAGTACAACATCAATCAATTCAAGCCTAACCACATCGAAATGTTAAAGCTGATGCTTAACACTTACCACAGAGATTTCATCAGAGCTTTGATTCTCGTGTTCACTGTTTCTTCGTTTATCTTATTCGTTGTCTACCTTTTCCAAATCCTTTATACGACGAAAATTGCAGACGAATACAGTGAAAATACTAAGCAAATAGCGGAAGAAGTCATGAGTTATGGCTGCGAAAGCGAAGGTGCCGTGCACGCGATGAGACACTCACTCAACCTTGACTCGCTTGTCATGACAACCCCACGCGGTTCATGCTACATCTCCACTACACGCTCAAAGATGGTAGACCTCGATAAAATTGACGAGTTTTACGACAGTCTCGATTTTGCTTATTCGCGCTTTTCATCCCCTGAAGAAGATATAGATCTCATCGCACGTATATCTAAACGCGCTATCGAAGCCCGCTACAGGAATTCATTGCTACCACTACTTGTAGATTCAGTTGCCATCCAAAAGAATGGTTTTCATATTCTTTACTTAGGTGAAAACAGTCAGTCGATTTATCAAACCACTTTACCTACTGGTGCAACTATCACATTTTACAGCGATGACATTGTTGTACTGTGGGTCGCACTCTCGCTTTTGTTAGCAACACTGCTTTATCACTCTTATATTGTTGGTTTCGTCGTTTATATGCTTCGTTGGAGACACATTTCTTTTGAAGAAGAGCCGATCATCAACACTGAAGACAACAGCGTTTTATATTATGAATTGTTAACTAGAGTGCGTAACGTCGGAGTCTTGAGTTTCATCGATACCATGAGACGTACCAATTTACTCACCTTCCATACTATTTTGATCATTGAAACGGTCAGAAATGCCAAGTCGCATAACAGCCACGAAATTTATGGTGTCAATGTCTGTCCAAGTTCATTAGTCGGTACCAACTTTGAAAAGGTTAAAGAACATCTAATGGCAATGGAGGCGAACGAATTTGTTGTCGAAATCACTGAATACTCGAATATCGGCTACGGATGCGAAGTCATCGATAACATCAAAGAAATCAAAAAATTAGGTATTACAATCGCATTGGATGATTTTGGTACAGGAAACAATAACATCGAAATCATTAGTGCTATTGATCCAACGTACTTGAAGCTGGATCGTTGTTTCGTCAAAGACATTGAATCGGGTGAGCACCATCAAGGTGTGTTACTCAACATCTCAGAAATTGGGCGACTATCAAACATCACGATGATTTACGAAGGTGTAGAGACCCGCAAACAACAATATATCTTGTGTCAGTTGGGCTACAACTTACATCAAGGTTACTTATACAGCAGACCTCAAAGCACAACGAACTGA
- a CDS encoding type II secretion system protein has translation MRTQRGFTILELIICLAILGLVSAAAMVKFLGIQGNARASKIHDVAGNLRTGIDMIYAKSAIAGVEGQCNYVEKTEVETYYVCHGYPIAYVDSLRRLLNIDRTELHVINKEVVPDSNAERVAAISFDTDSYTYSPEGDFCQVLYQPEKEPQIVVLDGAC, from the coding sequence ATGAGAACACAGCGCGGCTTCACTATATTGGAACTTATCATCTGCTTAGCCATTCTAGGCCTAGTTTCTGCCGCTGCGATGGTGAAGTTCTTAGGCATACAAGGAAATGCGCGCGCAAGTAAAATTCACGATGTGGCAGGTAACCTGCGTACTGGTATCGACATGATTTACGCTAAGTCAGCCATTGCGGGTGTCGAGGGTCAATGTAACTATGTTGAGAAAACAGAAGTTGAAACCTACTACGTTTGTCATGGTTATCCGATAGCCTATGTCGACTCATTGAGAAGGTTGTTAAACATCGATAGAACCGAGCTTCACGTGATAAACAAGGAAGTCGTTCCAGACAGCAACGCTGAGAGGGTAGCCGCTATCTCATTTGATACCGACAGTTACACCTATTCACCTGAAGGGGATTTCTGCCAGGTTCTTTACCAACCAGAAAAAGAACCACAAATTGTTGTTCTTGATGGAGCATGTTAA
- a CDS encoding putative bifunctional diguanylate cyclase/phosphodiesterase, with protein sequence MSSVNVVRPEYQYAEFNMMTSYQPFEHLKCPIWIYDIDNKRITWANSSALPLWESESLFELTSRDFGIEMSKAIEATLEEYQRQFLRHESIKTWWNFTPKYISKRALCLFSGIPLTDGRTGMLVQVIAEEGSLKHDLACSDGANLSLLFDKSGKIVSANSAFYQNYGCPFTTLSDFVSSEEIAAQWLFYARKGGEVLEEVSCKIDEKTHHFDVQGKWLFDKSELLLNLTCTTKQKERLIKAKYNAEHDCLTELYNRRGITNLLETSIAYRAPFELMFVDLDGFKLVNDTYGHSAGDQLLKQVGERLKQLVDETCMIGRFGGDEFIVIAHNCRNHNIPLLCSRIIDALNRSFHISGIGTLSVGCSIGTAHFPDNAVDQESLLKQAGMAMHIAKANGRNRFQTFTPDLAQTLHRKVEIRHRLAQALENDDLTLHYQPIMNTNSDKVKGFEALLRWSDEDLGNIAPDEFITLAEETGQIVPLGKWVLNSALKQLSMWHREFDNQLMMSINISSIQMHASFAQQLSAMLNFYNIQPQSIALEITESSMIFKHGEVRQALSDISKLGVELHLDDFGTGYSSLSMLHDLPISTVKLDKSFVHGSHKGSKAIVQATHAICEKLGLKVIAEGVETETQKAFLIECGYQYLQGFLFSKAIPSNQVESQFLTENQGLKQ encoded by the coding sequence ATAAGCTCAGTAAACGTCGTTCGACCAGAATATCAGTATGCAGAGTTCAACATGATGACCAGTTATCAACCTTTCGAACATCTCAAGTGTCCTATTTGGATATATGACATTGATAATAAGAGAATAACTTGGGCAAACAGCAGCGCCCTCCCTCTCTGGGAGTCTGAATCTTTATTTGAACTAACATCTCGCGATTTCGGCATCGAGATGTCTAAAGCGATCGAAGCGACATTGGAAGAATACCAAAGACAATTTCTACGTCATGAAAGCATCAAAACATGGTGGAATTTTACGCCCAAATACATTTCTAAGCGGGCATTGTGTTTATTTTCAGGAATCCCATTGACCGATGGCCGCACTGGAATGCTGGTTCAAGTCATTGCTGAAGAAGGTAGCCTCAAGCATGATCTGGCATGTTCTGACGGTGCGAATCTATCCCTCTTATTTGATAAGTCGGGGAAGATAGTGAGTGCTAACTCAGCATTTTATCAAAACTATGGTTGCCCGTTCACCACCCTCTCTGATTTCGTTTCAAGCGAAGAGATTGCTGCACAGTGGTTATTTTACGCACGTAAGGGAGGCGAGGTATTAGAGGAAGTCAGCTGCAAAATTGATGAAAAGACTCATCACTTTGATGTTCAAGGCAAATGGCTATTCGATAAAAGTGAATTACTGTTGAACCTTACATGCACAACAAAGCAGAAAGAGCGCCTAATAAAAGCAAAATACAACGCTGAACACGATTGTTTAACCGAACTGTATAATCGCAGGGGTATCACTAACTTATTAGAAACCAGCATCGCCTATCGTGCGCCATTTGAATTAATGTTTGTGGATCTTGATGGCTTCAAATTAGTCAATGACACCTACGGACACAGTGCAGGTGACCAACTGCTCAAACAAGTTGGTGAACGTCTTAAACAACTGGTCGACGAAACCTGCATGATCGGTCGATTTGGGGGCGATGAGTTCATCGTAATCGCTCATAACTGCCGTAACCACAATATCCCGCTACTCTGTTCTCGCATTATTGACGCACTAAACCGAAGTTTCCACATCAGTGGTATTGGCACGCTGTCTGTGGGGTGCAGTATCGGTACCGCACATTTCCCAGATAATGCCGTCGATCAAGAATCATTGTTGAAGCAAGCGGGTATGGCGATGCATATTGCCAAAGCTAACGGTCGAAACCGCTTCCAGACATTCACTCCTGACTTAGCGCAAACTCTTCATCGCAAAGTTGAAATCCGTCATCGCTTGGCCCAAGCCTTAGAAAATGATGACCTCACTTTGCATTACCAACCGATCATGAACACCAACAGCGATAAAGTGAAAGGATTTGAAGCTCTGCTCCGATGGTCCGATGAAGACTTGGGTAACATAGCTCCAGATGAGTTCATTACTTTGGCGGAAGAGACCGGGCAGATAGTACCGCTTGGAAAGTGGGTTCTCAATTCTGCACTTAAACAGCTATCGATGTGGCATCGAGAGTTTGATAACCAGTTAATGATGAGCATCAATATCTCAAGTATCCAGATGCACGCCAGCTTCGCCCAACAGCTATCAGCGATGCTCAACTTTTATAATATACAACCTCAAAGTATCGCTCTTGAGATCACAGAATCTTCAATGATCTTTAAACACGGTGAAGTTAGACAAGCATTAAGTGACATTTCTAAACTAGGGGTTGAACTTCACCTTGATGACTTTGGCACGGGGTACTCGTCACTCTCGATGCTCCATGACTTGCCCATTAGCACCGTTAAGCTCGATAAGAGCTTTGTCCACGGCTCACACAAAGGGAGTAAAGCGATTGTTCAAGCTACCCATGCAATTTGTGAAAAATTAGGGCTCAAAGTCATTGCAGAGGGAGTCGAAACAGAAACGCAGAAAGCTTTCTTAATCGAATGTGGTTATCAGTACTTACAAGGTTTTTTATTCAGCAAAGCTATTCCTTCAAACCAAGTGGAAAGCCAATTTTTGACCGAAAATCAAGGCTTAAAGCAATGA
- a CDS encoding response regulator transcription factor yields MSKTKVLIVEDDQEIARLTTLYLEAEGYNVSVVHEGNLALDAIRNIEPDLVLLDLMLPGMNGAQICRQAREFYNGMILVLTASADEMSEVSLFKFGADDYVAKPIRGHALLARIEALLRRASPVITAQEIAPEKQCDIVINTTAQSATLYGQNLKLTSAEFEILNLLVNNISQVVTRDQCCQLFRGIDYAFNDRSIDMRVSGLRRKLRIHAKDKQLIRTVRNKGYMLVA; encoded by the coding sequence ATGTCGAAAACCAAAGTGCTCATTGTCGAAGATGACCAAGAGATAGCTCGTTTAACCACACTTTATCTCGAAGCTGAAGGTTACAATGTTAGCGTGGTTCATGAGGGGAATTTGGCTCTTGATGCAATCCGAAATATCGAACCAGATTTAGTTTTATTGGATTTAATGCTCCCTGGTATGAACGGTGCACAGATTTGTCGTCAAGCTCGTGAGTTTTATAATGGAATGATCTTGGTACTGACGGCCTCTGCTGATGAAATGAGTGAAGTAAGTTTATTCAAATTTGGTGCCGACGATTACGTCGCAAAGCCAATTCGTGGTCATGCCTTATTAGCGCGAATTGAAGCGCTGTTACGTAGAGCTTCCCCTGTTATCACCGCTCAAGAAATAGCCCCTGAAAAGCAATGTGATATTGTGATCAATACGACCGCCCAAAGTGCCACTCTGTATGGTCAGAACCTCAAACTTACTTCTGCTGAGTTTGAAATCTTAAATCTTCTGGTTAATAACATCAGTCAAGTCGTTACTCGAGACCAATGTTGTCAGCTATTTAGAGGGATTGATTACGCTTTTAATGATCGTTCTATTGATATGCGAGTCTCCGGTTTAAGACGAAAACTACGCATTCACGCAAAAGACAAACAGTTGATCCGTACGGTTCGCAATAAGGGGTACATGCTGGTTGCGTAA
- a CDS encoding sensor histidine kinase has product MRKFITAKLRSVSMFARLYLGIVVGMSATIFLFVNLGEGHMRRTEIETFLNDGIYFVEQYTRQHNQYNSLYKELDRTGYQQFYIFNLRLLDNWSGEAPCQRCELFTTLNGVPIYLSDNDLYSAVFQLPNSKFSFAFSEVGDFFSPEIEWYEDSERNFLLGLLFAIIVAIGASVYLPVRRFQERIELLVEKQKQFGRGKLSTRSDLDDIHPVSDLASSFNFMAEEIESKVKQSHIFAQAIPHEVRTPLSRIQLATDILRRGAPDHHQALFDDIDTYIEDINDLTSEIIMLSKLNVMDNSFFELVKVTSDLHEYCLDRIRYSQLDNVLFESKVGQDCKIKCDCSMARLVFDNILKNAGNYTRDEVWMTLDENSENWLVVIEDNGSGILEDSRDEVFLPFSRLDSSRTSTTGGLGLGLAIAMSAAKKLAWDIKVDNSNYGGAKFSIVISKVQ; this is encoded by the coding sequence TTGCGTAAGTTCATAACGGCGAAACTTCGTTCTGTTTCGATGTTTGCTCGATTGTATCTTGGGATTGTGGTTGGTATGTCGGCAACGATCTTTTTGTTTGTGAACCTAGGTGAAGGGCACATGCGAAGAACCGAGATCGAAACTTTCTTAAATGATGGTATTTACTTCGTTGAGCAGTATACCCGTCAGCACAATCAATATAATTCACTGTATAAAGAACTCGATAGAACAGGCTACCAACAATTTTATATCTTCAATTTACGCCTGTTAGATAATTGGTCGGGAGAGGCTCCCTGCCAACGATGCGAGTTATTTACCACTTTAAATGGTGTACCCATATATCTCAGTGATAACGATCTGTACTCGGCGGTGTTTCAACTTCCAAATTCTAAATTTAGTTTCGCGTTCAGTGAGGTAGGGGATTTTTTCTCTCCTGAAATTGAATGGTATGAAGATTCAGAAAGAAACTTTCTACTTGGGCTTTTGTTCGCCATTATTGTCGCGATCGGCGCAAGTGTTTACTTACCTGTGAGGCGTTTTCAAGAAAGAATCGAGTTGCTGGTTGAGAAGCAAAAACAGTTTGGTCGAGGGAAACTCAGTACTCGTTCTGATCTAGACGACATTCATCCTGTGTCAGATTTGGCCAGCAGCTTTAACTTCATGGCTGAAGAGATCGAGAGCAAAGTGAAACAAAGCCACATCTTTGCTCAAGCTATTCCACATGAGGTGCGCACCCCGCTCAGTCGTATTCAGCTGGCGACCGATATTCTAAGAAGGGGAGCCCCCGACCATCATCAGGCGCTTTTCGATGATATTGATACCTACATTGAGGATATCAACGATCTCACTTCAGAAATTATCATGCTGTCGAAGTTGAATGTCATGGATAACTCATTCTTTGAGCTCGTTAAAGTGACCTCTGACCTTCATGAGTACTGTCTCGATCGTATTCGTTACTCTCAGTTAGATAATGTGCTCTTTGAATCCAAAGTAGGGCAAGATTGCAAGATTAAGTGTGATTGCTCAATGGCACGTTTGGTCTTCGATAATATTCTCAAAAACGCGGGTAATTACACGCGTGATGAGGTGTGGATGACACTGGATGAGAATTCAGAAAATTGGTTAGTGGTTATTGAAGATAATGGTTCTGGAATTCTAGAAGACAGTCGTGATGAAGTGTTTCTTCCGTTTTCCCGTCTAGATTCAAGCAGAACCTCAACAACGGGTGGTTTGGGGTTAGGCCTTGCTATTGCTATGTCGGCCGCTAAAAAGCTTGCTTGGGATATCAAAGTTGACAATAGCAACTATGGCGGTGCTAAGTTCAGTATCGTGATTTCGAAGGTACAGTAA
- a CDS encoding GNAT family N-acetyltransferase: MFETVIDEELSIALVEESFATHYADYSQSQNEYLSQWLAWPPHCKTEQDFRIFIQRSLHDYAEGKSMTCAIVYQGKIVGNCSFNTIDHNTRKVTIGYWVSQTQQGKGIVTRVVKKLIDIAFNELDMEKIEISAATENMSSRKVCERLHFTLEGIITCNENLNGRIIDHAIYGLHRSKR; the protein is encoded by the coding sequence ATGTTCGAAACTGTTATAGACGAAGAACTCTCCATCGCATTGGTCGAAGAAAGCTTTGCTACCCATTACGCTGACTATTCACAAAGCCAAAATGAATACCTTAGCCAATGGTTAGCATGGCCACCGCACTGTAAAACAGAGCAAGACTTTAGGATTTTTATCCAGCGTTCGTTACACGATTATGCTGAAGGGAAAAGCATGACATGTGCCATCGTGTATCAAGGGAAGATCGTCGGTAACTGCAGTTTCAATACCATCGACCACAATACCAGGAAGGTAACGATTGGCTATTGGGTGTCACAGACTCAACAAGGCAAAGGCATCGTCACTCGTGTGGTTAAAAAACTGATTGATATTGCTTTCAATGAGTTAGATATGGAAAAGATTGAGATATCAGCCGCCACTGAGAACATGAGTAGCCGTAAAGTTTGTGAGCGCTTACATTTCACACTGGAAGGCATCATCACTTGTAACGAGAACTTGAATGGTCGCATCATAGACCATGCTATTTATGGACTTCATCGCTCGAAGCGATAA
- a CDS encoding HD-GYP domain-containing protein produces MIQHCQNVTVDLRKALFGIAKALDNVGFESKNHGQRVGYIAYRCALSVGWEEEQAQLAFSLGLIHDCGVSQIDEQLSLTSGFVPDASYHHCQKGYQILKECPVLSIFAKPVLYHHTPWVELKAMPISELEKELAAIVMLADRVDYLYGITSSDRYGNLTPDGKASIIECLTEQVDEMFETNLVQHMCELVDLDDFWFSMEIPYIENMRDNFEPVPFFSQQMSLDETVAFAEFIANVVDTKSSFTFKHSLKVGQLSEYLAKQLGYSYKTQRKLYLAGLVHDIGKLQTPNNILHKPDLLTEEEYCCIKRHATDTRFALQELFSSPQICQWASNHHERLDGSGYPMGKTAEELDQPSRIVAVVDVFQALSQSRPYRAGMTLEQTMAILRDYVDNYKLDREVFECLEKHAQYCFELSTDKRMFAF; encoded by the coding sequence ATGATTCAACATTGCCAGAATGTAACCGTAGACCTTAGAAAGGCTCTATTTGGTATTGCGAAGGCGCTTGATAACGTCGGTTTTGAAAGCAAAAATCATGGACAAAGGGTGGGCTACATCGCGTATCGATGTGCTCTGAGTGTCGGATGGGAAGAAGAACAGGCGCAACTTGCGTTCTCATTGGGGTTAATTCACGACTGTGGTGTATCGCAAATTGATGAGCAGCTCAGCCTGACTTCAGGGTTTGTTCCAGATGCGAGCTATCACCATTGTCAAAAGGGTTATCAAATCCTAAAAGAGTGCCCGGTTCTTTCTATATTCGCTAAGCCGGTGCTTTATCACCATACCCCTTGGGTTGAGCTTAAGGCGATGCCGATCAGCGAGTTAGAAAAGGAGTTGGCTGCGATTGTCATGTTAGCAGACCGGGTCGACTACCTTTACGGCATCACTTCTTCAGATCGGTATGGGAACCTGACTCCAGATGGCAAGGCGAGCATTATTGAATGCTTGACTGAACAAGTGGATGAAATGTTCGAAACCAACCTCGTTCAACATATGTGTGAATTGGTCGATCTGGATGATTTTTGGTTTTCGATGGAAATACCCTACATCGAAAATATGAGGGATAACTTTGAACCGGTGCCCTTCTTTTCTCAACAAATGTCATTGGATGAGACGGTTGCCTTTGCTGAATTTATTGCCAATGTTGTTGATACAAAGAGTTCATTTACTTTTAAGCACTCCTTAAAGGTAGGCCAACTCTCTGAGTACTTAGCCAAGCAACTGGGTTATTCATATAAAACTCAACGAAAGCTCTATTTAGCAGGGTTGGTTCACGATATAGGTAAACTGCAAACGCCAAATAACATTCTGCATAAGCCGGATTTACTGACTGAAGAAGAGTACTGTTGTATTAAGCGGCACGCGACGGACACTCGATTTGCATTGCAGGAATTATTTAGTTCTCCACAAATTTGTCAGTGGGCATCCAATCATCATGAACGCTTAGACGGTTCTGGCTACCCTATGGGAAAAACGGCTGAAGAGTTAGACCAACCGAGTCGGATCGTCGCAGTGGTAGATGTGTTCCAAGCATTATCTCAATCACGCCCTTATCGTGCAGGTATGACGTTAGAACAGACGATGGCTATCTTGAGGGACTACGTCGATAATTATAAGTTGGATCGAGAAGTGTTTGAGTGCCTTGAAAAACACGCACAATACTGTTTTGAATTATCGACTGATAAAAGAATGTTTGCGTTTTAA
- a CDS encoding PTS sugar transporter subunit IIA, translating into MSLFDLIGNQGVIINSEENLTVDAALDVTCSTLLASNKIEASYVEAIKQKHKDIGAYYVLAPKIAMPHARPEDGVNEASLQLTVFKNGVDLESEDNGDVYLSITLAAMDSDSHIHTIMALSELFQNDEDIDAIIAAETEQEIIEILKRY; encoded by the coding sequence ATGAGCCTGTTCGATTTAATTGGTAACCAAGGCGTTATCATCAACTCTGAAGAGAACCTAACGGTTGATGCTGCGCTTGATGTGACCTGTTCAACACTGCTAGCAAGTAACAAAATTGAAGCAAGCTATGTTGAAGCGATTAAGCAAAAGCATAAAGACATTGGCGCGTACTATGTTCTAGCACCAAAGATTGCGATGCCTCACGCTCGCCCAGAAGACGGCGTAAACGAAGCATCTCTTCAGTTGACGGTGTTCAAAAACGGTGTCGATTTAGAATCAGAAGACAACGGTGACGTTTACCTCTCGATTACTCTGGCGGCAATGGATTCCGATAGCCATATCCATACCATTATGGCGCTTTCAGAGCTGTTCCAAAATGATGAAGACATTGATGCCATCATCGCAGCGGAAACAGAACAAGAGATCATCGAGATCTTAAAGCGATACTAG